One genomic segment of Penaeus chinensis breed Huanghai No. 1 chromosome 24, ASM1920278v2, whole genome shotgun sequence includes these proteins:
- the LOC125037906 gene encoding collagen alpha-1(III) chain-like, with protein sequence MKLTYLLLALAAALVIAEASPLNAENEEAENELHEGNGENVEMEENGNGEREEANGEGETNGGMNEGAEGNEAGEVEGNGEMNEANEVGEVNEAEAGEVEAEAEEMSEANEAGEMSENNNADESTGNEASGGVEGRTRGNSGQQGSSRFLGGSLESLLNLGQSVVGGFLGGLGNPNFGAGPASPGFGGSPVGPGIGGGPIGPGFGGSPVGPGIGGGPVGPGFGGSPVGPGIGGRPVGPGFGGSPVSPGFGGSLVQPGFGGSPVQPGFGGSPVGPGFGGSPINPGLVGGSVNPGFGGLVGNPAVGGACRYSCRAPNGRYVCCKPGSCPPVRPTCPQVRDFAPPSPCSNDFQCFGADKCCYDTCLQETVCKPPLGIGGFGR encoded by the coding sequence ATGAAGCTCACTTACCTGTTGCTGGCTCTGGCCGCCGCCCTCGTGATAGCGGAAGCCAGTCCTCTGAACGCTGAAAATGAGGAAGCGGAGAACGAGCTTCACGAAGGCAACGGCGAGAACgtggaaatggaagagaatggGAACGGAGAACGGGAAGAAGCcaacggggagggagagacgaatggaggaatgaatgaaggggCCGAAGGTAATGAGGCTGGAGAAGTTGAAGGCAATGGAGAAATGAATGAAGCTAATGAGGTCGGAGAAGTAAATGAAGCCGAGGCCGGAGAGGTTGAAGCCGAGGCCGAAGAAATGAGTGAGGCTAATGAGGCTGGAGAGATGAGCGAAAATAACAATGCAGATGAATCGACCGGAAATGAGGCGTCGGGTGGCGTTGAAGGACGCACTCGGGGCAACAGTGGACAACAGGGTAGCTCTCGCTTCCTCGGAGGGTCTCTCGAATCTCTTCTCAACCTTGGACAGTCTGTCGTGGGAGGATTTCTCGGAGGTCTCGGCAACCCCAACTTTGGAGCTGGTCCTGCAAGCCCAGGCTTCGGAGGCAGCCCCGTCGGCCCAGGCATCGGAGGAGGCCCCATCGGCCCAGGCTTCGGAGGCAGCCCCGTCGGCCCAGGCATCGGAGGAGGCCCCGTCGGTCCAGGATTCGGAGGTAGCCCCGTCGGCCCAGGCATCGGAGGAAGGCCCGTCGGTCCAGGTTTCGGAGGCAGCCCCGTCAGCCCTGGCTTCGGCGGCAGCCTCGTCCAGCCAGGCTTCGGCGGCAGCCCCGTCCAGCCAGGCTTCGGAGGAAGTCCCGTCGGCCCAGGATTCGGAGGCAGCCCCATTAACCCAGGCCTTGTAGGAGGATCCGTCAACCCCGGTTTCGGAGGCCTCGTCGGCAACCCAGCTGTTGGCGGTGCCTGTCGCTATAGCTGCCGCGCTCCCAACGGCAGGTACGTCTGTTGCAAGCCAGGCAGTTGCCCGCCCGTGCGTCCCACCTGCCCTCAGGTGAGGGACTTTGCTCCGCCCTCGCCTTGTTCAAATGACTTCCAGTGCTTTGGCGCCGACAAGTGCTGCTACGACACCTGCCTGCAGGAGACCGTCTGCAAGCCACCTCTGGGCATCGGGGGCTTCGGTCGCTGA
- the LOC125037745 gene encoding glycine-rich protein 5-like, whose product MKLFWLLIAVLALAAADDSRAASDVEGRTRTSAAGQQQGRFFGGLGGFSPVGGVGGFSPVGGISPVGGVGGFGPVGSVGGISPVGGISPVGGFGVNPVVGGGFGANPALGGFGVNPIHGGGLGIGPGIGGIVSPVAPPSTCRYWCRTPEGQAYCCENINQPQSAAGVVKPGFCPPVRPVCPLRSFQPPFTCSNDGACGGIDKCCFDRCLGEHVCKPPLGIGR is encoded by the exons ATGAAGTTGTTTTGGCTACTGATCGCAGTCTTGGCTCTCGCTGCTGCTGACGACAGCA GAGCCGCGTCAGACGTGGAGGGACGCACCAGGACTTCTGCGGCTGGGCAGCAACAGGGCAGATTCTTTGGAGGATTGGGAGGCTTCAGTCCTGTAGGAGGTGTTGGAGGCTTTAGTCCTGTTGGCGGCATCAGTCCTGTTGGAGGTGTCGGTGGTTTTGGTCCCGTTGGAAGTGTTGGCGGTATCAGTCCTGTTGGAGGCATCAGTCCTGTTGGGGGGTTTGGAGTTAAtccagtagtaggaggaggatttGGAGCAAATCCTGCCTTGGGAGGATTTGGTGTGAATCCTATTCATGGAGGAGGATTGGGCATTGGGCCTGGCATTGGAGGCATCGTGAGTCCTGTGGCTCCTCCCTCCACATGCCGCTACTGGTGCAGGACACCCGAGGGTCAGGCCTACTGCTGTGAGAACATCAACCAGCCACAGAGTGCTGCTGGTGTAGTCAAACCGGGATTCTGTCCCCCCGTTCGCCCAGTGTGTCCTCTTAGGAGCTTCCAGCCACCTTTCACTTGCTCTAACGACGGCGCTTGCGGAGGCATCGACAAGTGCTGCTTCGACAGATGTCTCGGCGAGCACGTGTGCAAACCTCCTCTGGGCATTGGGCGATAA
- the LOC125037781 gene encoding uncharacterized protein LOC125037781 produces the protein MKLFWLLIAVLALAAADDSRAASDVEGRTRTSAAGQQQGRFFGGLGGFSPVGGVGVGGFGPVGSVGGISPVGGFGVNPVVGGGFGANPALGGFGVNPIHGGGLGIGPGIGGIVSPVAPPSTCRYWCRTPEGQAYCCENINQPQSAAGVVKPGFCPPVRPVCPLRSFQPPFTCSNDGACGGIDKCCFDRCLGEHVCKPPLGIGR, from the exons ATGAAGTTGTTTTGGCTGCTGATCGCAGTCTTGGCTCTCGCTGCTGCTGACGACAGCA GAGCCGCGTCAGACGTCGAGGGACGCACCAGGACCTCTGCGGCTGGGCAGCAACAGGGCAGATTCTTTGGAGGATTGGGAGGCTTCAGTCCTGTTGGAGGTGTCG GTGTCGGTGGTTTTGGTCCCGTTGGAAGTGTTGGCGGTATCAGTCCTGTTGGGGGATTTGGAGTTAAtccagtagtaggaggaggatttGGAGCAAATCCTGCCTTGGGAGGATTTGGTGTGAATCCTATTCATGGAGGAGGATTGGGCATTGGGCCTGGCATTGGAGGCATCGTGAGTCCTGTGGCTCCTCCCTCCACATGCCGCTACTGGTGCAGGACACCTGAGGGTCAGGCCTACTGCTGTGAGAACATCAACCAGCCACAGAGTGCTGCTGGTGTAGTCAAACCGGGATTCTGTCCCCCCGTTCGCCCAGTGTGTCCTCTTAGGAGCTTCCAGCCGCCTTTCACTTGCTCTAACGACGGCGCTTGCGGAGGCATCGACAAGTGCTGCTTCGACAGATGTCTCGGCGAGCACGTGTGCAAGCCTCCACTGGGCATTGGGCGATAA